The Gallus gallus isolate bGalGal1 chromosome 5, bGalGal1.mat.broiler.GRCg7b, whole genome shotgun sequence region CCCATTCAACAAAAGTTCACAACCTTTCACCTTGTGTAAGAATTGGTTTTAAAATGTGGATACTAAAAATTTGCCCTGCCTCTTGTGTTTTTAATGGTCAGGAGTTATTTCATGTCACAATTAATCTTTGCAAGTAATAAGACCGCCATGACAAGTTCTGTGTTGCTAGTGAATGGCTCGGGcctctgggagcagcagagacagcacAGGAAGGGCAGAGGCTCCTTTCCAGAGCAGCTTCCAGGCACATAATGCACATAGCAGTGTCTCTGTGAGAAAGGGGCTCTGATACTGCACTCCTGCACTCCAGGATCCACTCTCTGTTGGATCCTTTCATCAGTGTGTAACCCCAAATAACCCTCGTTCATTTAGCTGGTCGGTAAAACATTAAGTGATAAAGCTCACAGGAAAGCCAGTAATTGTGGACTTAATGGGGAACCTACAGACCTCCCAACTGAGGCACAGACGCATCACTATAATGACAGCCCAATCAAAGCCAAGGTGTAGGGAACCGGCACTACTGCTtgagcagcaggagatgggcaaTCTCACATTTGGCTCCAAGCACACGTTTTTAATTCAGTACCCTGAAACAAGTCAGTTAATCTCCGGCGTATTTTGAGCACTGTGTGGTTCCTAATAACAGGCCAAGTGGCAACGAGCACAGCGACTGGCACTTAGGTTCTGCCAGCGCCCCATTCACTTTCCAGGTGGCAGGGAGCCCTGCGGTCCTAAGGCAGGGAGCCGAGGCGTCTGAGCAGCCCCATGCGAAGGGGGCCCGCTTCCTCGTAATAAATTTGAAGCACATGAAGCCCTTTGCTCCCAGACACGTACTGCACGGCCCAGCTGGTTGATGCTACCACACCCCCAACAAGCACCGGCCGCCATCTTCTGACGGCTGCGGGAGAGCCCGCCACCATGACGTCACTTCCGCCCCGGCTGGCGCGGGGCGGCACCCCGCCGTAGCGGGGCCGGGCCAGAGTTTGTCTTCCCGCGATAGCACTGCGGAAGTGCGACTGAAATCCGCTGCCGGCCCTGCTCTGGAAGCCTGTGCCTCTCTTGGTGTCGGCTGCGCTGTAGGCCTCAGCCCCATGGATCCcttcctggctctgctgaaTTCTTTGTCCGCCAGCCTGTCTAGCAGCGAGCTCTGCGAGCTGAAGTTTCTGTGCAAGGACAAAATTGGGAAAAGGAAGTTGGAGTCTGTCCAGAGTGGCAGGGAGCTCTTCAACTTCCTCATGGAGCAGCAACTGATCGCAAGTTACAACGTAGACTTGCTTAAAAGCATGTTTAAGACCATTAAGAGAGAAGATTTGATCTCACAGCTGGAGGAGTTCATAGAGGAGGGAGAAGCCAGCGCTCCTGATGAGCGGCCTGACATGAAGGAAAGACGTAGGTgtaactttttcctttttcattatttttttccaagtgatcTCTGTAAACGTGTGTTTGAGACCTGAgagtgctcagagcacagcagccctcagttcccagctgtggctgctgctaacggtgctgcagctgctgaagtgctgctgcAAGGGCTGTGTCATACCCTGGAAACGTACCATGAGGGCAGCATATGCTGCAAacagctgctccttcagcccTGAGCACGGAATCGTAGGGTTTGGAAAGGAactctagagatcattgagtccaaccccctgctaaagtaGGTTTTCTACAGCAGACTGCACAGGTATGCAGCtaggtgggtcttgaatatctccagagaagcagattccaccactctctgggcagcctgttctcatGCTTTGTCACTCTggcagtaaagaagttcttccttgtatttgtatggaacttcctgtgttccactTTCTGCATGTTGCCCCTGGCTCTGTTGCACACCGCCAGAAAGAATCCACTCCTATCAACCTGACTCCCGCACTTCAGATACTTACAAACAGTTATCAGATCCTCTCTCactctcttcttcagactgagcAGTCCCAGGTTTCTCAGCTCTCAGCCTTATGATCACTTGGAAGTCCTGCTCTGTACTTGGAGCTCCCAGTGTACTCAATAGCTTTTCAGACATGATGTGACCTTCTTTATGAGTGTCTTATGAGCAGAACACTATGTAATAGTGTTTtgcttaataaaaatatatttctttccatATCATCACTAAcatatttctgctgtttcaggTTTGCAGAAGGTAGTTATCGAAGTTATATGCGAGAACGTTGGGAGAgactggaaaatgctgatgCGAAAACTTGACTTTTCTGATGTGAGAATGGAGAGAATAATGGTAGCCAAGCCAAATAATTTACGAGAGCAATTGTTTCAGTCGCTTCGAGAGTGGCAGAAATGGAAGGGGAAAGATGCGAAGGTGGCTGACCTAATAAAGGCTCTTCGAGACTGTAATATGAATTTGGTGGCAGACATAGCTGAACAGAAGCTCTTTCACCTGAATACAGAAAACATGTGAAATCAAGATAAAAACACTCAGACCACGggtatgaaaggaaaaaaagaagcaatagTGCCTTCTGATCATCTGAACCCAAATCACTGTCATTGGCTCTGTTAATTCTGCCATTAATTTATGTGCCTTAAAATTAATAGCTAATTTCAGGTCAGGTAATAGCTAATgtgaaaacaatttcatttcagCCAATGCTTTGAAGTTGGTGCTTCCCTTAAGAGATTTTAACTTTTAGAATACAAATACTCCACTTTGCAGAAATACTCCCACCTGAAAATAAGATATGCTTTATTGCATATTCCTTACAAGTGCCTTGTCTGTAATTACATCCATGGGACCCTTCTGAGGGAACTGAAAATTTCATTAGGAGGTTGGAATATtcatatatacgtatatatatacatatatatatatatatatatatacactctTATTTTATGTGATCTGTTTGTAACTAGTGTGAAAGGGGTAAAGAGGCTGAACTCTTACCTATGTAGTGAGTCTTGTCTTTGTTTTGAGTAGCATAAGGTAATGTCTTCCATAATTTTTTGAACACCTTTACTATCAgtaaaagaatacaaagaagacTGTAACCTCAATCTGTAAGACAGCAGTGCAATAGGACTCATAACTACTGTAGTGGGTTTCTTGGCAGAAAATGTGCCTGGATTGAAAAACAATCTTGTTGAAATTAATTATGAAGTGCCTTTatatacagaatcacagaatggtttaggttgaaggggacctctggaggttATGTGGTCCAACCACCCTGCTGAAGCACAACCACATATAGGGCAGGCTGCCCAATACCATGCC contains the following coding sequences:
- the FADD gene encoding FAS-associated death domain protein yields the protein MDPFLALLNSLSASLSSSELCELKFLCKDKIGKRKLESVQSGRELFNFLMEQQLIASYNVDLLKSMFKTIKREDLISQLEEFIEEGEASAPDERPDMKERRLQKVVIEVICENVGRDWKMLMRKLDFSDVRMERIMVAKPNNLREQLFQSLREWQKWKGKDAKVADLIKALRDCNMNLVADIAEQKLFHLNTENM